From the Babylonia areolata isolate BAREFJ2019XMU chromosome 33, ASM4173473v1, whole genome shotgun sequence genome, one window contains:
- the LOC143276920 gene encoding myotubularin-related protein 9-like: protein MEFAEFIKTPMVNSVTLRRPFMEPMEGTLCVTGHQLILSSRRDDHEELWLLHSVVDSVEKRLSGAGGTVTLKCKDFVHLQLELPTAEDCLNVAASVEQLSNIDDINLKYPFFYRPMFEVLENGWEAFQPEREFGRFKEISDDWRLSYVNSGFSVCSTYPQAVIVPKAVDDETLIKAASFRMGGRFPVFSFFHRESKAVLMRSSQPLTGQSNRRCKEDEKLINCVLGKGRRGYIVDTRAQTVAKMAQSKGGGYEPECHYPQWRRIHQPIERRQAFHDSLIKMIEASSDSGATMDKWLSKLESSAWLTHIKDILTTACVVAQCMDKEGTPVLVHGAEGTDTTLLVSSLAQLILDKDCRTVNGFEALIEREWVQAGHPFRFRCAKSAYAISKQRHESPVFILFMDCVWQIWTQFPCSFEFNENFLIMLVQHAYSSQFGTFLCNNEAERKDHKLRERTVSLWSYLNTPETIQKYINPLYDPNNSVIWPSVAPQSLTLWNGLYLRGQVNPGPQEEAWTEITKIRQYDKELTSKVKKLRQQLASLTKEAVGAKVILPSAVESAGDEIKAH from the exons ATGGAGTTTGCTGAATTCATCAAAACCCCAATGGTCAACAGTGTGACCTTACGTCGACCTTTCATGGAGCCGATGGAAggcacactgtgtgtgacagggcATCAGCTGATCTTGTCATCTCGCCGTGATGATCATGAAGAATTATGG CTGTTGCACAGTGTTGTGGACAGTGTGGAGAAACGCCTCAGTGGAGCAGGGGGCACTGTGACACTCAAGTGTAAAGACTTCGTCCACCTCCAGCTGGAGCTGCCCACGGCTGAGGACTGCCTCAATGTTGCTGCATCAGTGGAACAGCTCTCCAATATTG ATGACATAAATCTGAAGTACCCTTTTTTCTACCGGCCCATGTTTGAGGTGCTGGAGAATGGCTGGGAGGCCTTTCAGCCAGAGAGAGAGTTTGGTCGCTTCAAGGAGATTTCTGATGACTGGAGGCTGAGCTATGTCAACAGTGGTTTCTCT GTGTGTTCCACCTACCCACAAGCAGTGATTGTGCCCAAGGCGGTGGACGATGAAACATTGATCAAAGCCGCTAGCTTCAGGATGGGGGGACGATTCCCTGTCTTCAGCTTCTTCCACAGGGAGAGTAAG GCAGTGTTGATGCGCAGTAGTCAGCCCCTGACAGGACAGTCGAATCGCCGCTGCAAGGAGGACGAAAAACTGATCAACTGTGTTCTGGGGAAGGGACGCCGTGGGTACATTGTGGACACACGGGCACAGACAGTGGCCAAAATGGCCCAGAGCAAGG GAGGTGGGTATGAACCTGAATGCCACTACCCCCAGTGGAGACGTATTCACCAGCCCATTGAACGCCGCCAGGCTTTTCACGATTCCCTCATCAAAATGATTGAAG CCAGCAGCGACAGTGGGGCCACAATGGACAAGTGGCTGTCCAAGCTGGAGTCCAGTGCCTGGCTGACCCACATCAAAGACATCCTCACCACCGCCTGTGTCGTTGCCCAGTGCATGGACAAAGAAG GCACCCCAGTTCTGGTCCATGGAGCAGAAGGCACAGACACCACTCTGCTGGTCTCCTCTCTGGCACAGCTGATTCTGGACAAAGACTGTCGCACTGTCAATGG GTTTGAAGCTTTGATTGAACGAGAGTGGGTGCAGGCTGGTCACCCCTTCCGTTTCCGTTGTGCAAAGTCGGCGTACGCCATCAGTAAACAGCGCCATGAGTCGCCAGTTTTCATTCTCTTCATGGactgtgtgtggcag ATATGGACACAGTTCCCATGTTCTTTTGAGTTCAATGAGAATTTCCTTATCATGCTGGTACAGCATGCCTATTCCTCTCAGTTCG GTACCTTCCTGTGCAACAATGAAGCAGAGAGGAAGGACCATAAGCTGAGAGAGCGCACTGTCTCACTCTG GTCATACCTGAACACTCCAGAAACTATACAGAAGTACATCAACCCATTGTATGACCCCAACAACTCTGTCATCTGGCCCTCTGTTGCTCCACAGAGTCTg ACCCTGTGGAACGGGTTGTACCTGCGGGGCCAGGTGAACCCAGGTCCCCAGGAGGAAGCGTGGACAGAGATCACCAAGATCAGACAGTACGACAAGGAGCTCACTTCCAAGGTCAAGAAACTGCGCCA GCAGCTGGCCAGTCTGACCAAAGAGGCAGTGGGTGCCAAAGTGATCCTCCCGTCAGCTGTGGAGAGTGCAGGGGATGAAATCAAAGCACACTGA